Genomic window (Cyanobacteria bacterium GSL.Bin1):
GGCTCATTTGCCCTCAACACCTTCAATTCAATCATCTGATCGGTTTGACCGCTGTTAAGCTATACGCTCTTTTTCCCTATAAAAAATTACTGGCTAAACATTGGTTGCATCATCGCCATCCTGCCAGTTCTCTCGACCCCGATTTTCATGATGGAAAAAATAGCGCTTTTTGGGCTTGGTACTGTCACTTCCTGAAAAACTACTGGAGTTGGAAGCGGTTGGTGGGCTTACTTGCTACTCTCAGCTTCATCAGCTTCAGCTTAGACGTGCCTCTGCTTAATCTCTTTTGCTTTGTCCTACTGCCTTCAATGTTGAGTTCACTGCAATTATTTTATTTTGGGACTTTTCTCCCGCATCGGAAACCCCAGGGAGGATATTGCCATCCCCATCGTGCTCAAAGTACTGCTCTTCCCGTTTTTTGGTCATTCATTACCTGCTACCATTTCGGCTATCATCAAGAACATCACGAACAGCCCAATGTTCCCTGGTGGCAGTTGCCAGGAATTTATCATCGCACCCAGGGTTAAGGATGATGTCCTAAATTTCTACTCTTTACTTTTCCCTTTTTGCTTCTTCGTGCGTTTTCCCGATTGCAATCAAAACGAATAACCCGG
Coding sequences:
- a CDS encoding beta-carotene ketolase gives rise to the protein MSRQKIKTSQDNFLGITIALTIIGLWMSSLLVFFTWEISQNHLPQILIAIWWQTFLYTGLFITAHEGMHGLICPQHLQFNHLIGLTAVKLYALFPYKKLLAKHWLHHRHPASSLDPDFHDGKNSAFWAWYCHFLKNYWSWKRLVGLLATLSFISFSLDVPLLNLFCFVLLPSMLSSLQLFYFGTFLPHRKPQGGYCHPHRAQSTALPVFWSFITCYHFGYHQEHHEQPNVPWWQLPGIYHRTQG